The proteins below are encoded in one region of Aeromonas jandaei:
- a CDS encoding c-type cytochrome, whose product MQKWLYALPLLALAWVHQVKAADIEAGKTKAAVCAACHGVEGKAMIPNYPHLAGQNAAYLVKQLKAFKDGSRKEPLMVPFMAPLTDADMENLAAYYASLK is encoded by the coding sequence ATGCAAAAGTGGCTATATGCCCTGCCCCTGCTGGCTCTGGCCTGGGTTCATCAGGTCAAGGCAGCCGATATCGAAGCGGGCAAGACCAAAGCGGCCGTCTGTGCCGCCTGTCACGGCGTGGAAGGCAAGGCGATGATCCCCAACTACCCCCATCTGGCCGGACAGAATGCCGCCTATCTGGTGAAACAGCTGAAGGCTTTCAAGGATGGCAGCCGCAAAGAGCCCCTGATGGTTCCCTTTATGGCACCGCTCACCGATGCGGATATGGAGAATCTGGCGGCCTATTACGCCAGCCTCAAGTAA